From the Paenibacillus sp. FSL H8-0548 genome, one window contains:
- a CDS encoding methyl-accepting chemotaxis protein, with protein sequence MNIISGYRHQPIRSKLIIAFILVLLLMGTVSGAQMFVFNKYIDKYNSMLVSIEKANALTGSLKSEFDPEIERIVNGRQTFEKSGHHAMVTYIEDQLIELKQNESASSIIEKIDATNKTLDSLKSQLDKLNQLIIDKATVDEQTAAFENIVLISSLVESDLDQLIRAKLIVNSSEKDLITSQFQQNILIYSSVFIVGIIVSLLIAWKISSEIAVPIRKLSINISQLAQGNLSVESVFSRNRDEIGKLCDSFNMMSETLRTIIDRVRETNEQVVTSSHQMDAGLHENKQAGEDIATATMKVSQSLYEHDEYVQLSVREFDELVRLFQTITTNSHKINTKAFDSLHIAEEGNQHIESFMEQFAKLKMTVSSVNQDAKLLYQLSNEMAVMLQNIRKISSETNILALNASIEAQRASEHGRGFAVIAGRVKQLAGQTENLSVQIDEKMADVRRTVQTIQIRMIESIEQLELGEEVATKAQLGYRSIHEANVTVQAEIQTITEEMSNGGERVNRIHHLVKEVEIRAERIKQDIDEISSMEEEQVTALKQVAASSDILTKHISELNETVSLFQK encoded by the coding sequence ATGAATATTATTAGCGGGTATAGGCACCAACCCATTAGAAGCAAACTGATTATCGCGTTTATTCTAGTGTTATTATTGATGGGGACGGTAAGCGGGGCGCAGATGTTTGTATTCAACAAATATATAGACAAATACAACTCCATGCTCGTTTCAATTGAAAAGGCGAACGCCTTGACAGGCTCACTCAAATCCGAGTTCGATCCTGAAATCGAAAGAATCGTGAATGGCCGGCAAACCTTCGAGAAAAGCGGACATCACGCGATGGTCACCTACATTGAAGATCAATTAATTGAATTAAAACAAAATGAAAGCGCATCCTCTATCATAGAGAAAATTGATGCTACTAATAAAACGTTGGATTCTCTAAAATCTCAATTGGACAAGCTGAATCAGTTGATTATTGACAAAGCAACGGTCGATGAACAGACAGCTGCGTTCGAAAATATAGTATTGATTTCGAGTCTTGTCGAGTCTGATTTGGATCAGCTTATTCGCGCCAAATTAATCGTCAATTCATCCGAAAAGGACTTGATCACATCGCAGTTTCAACAGAATATTCTCATCTATAGTTCCGTTTTTATTGTTGGCATCATCGTTTCTCTCCTCATCGCATGGAAGATCTCCAGTGAAATCGCGGTACCCATTCGTAAATTAAGTATAAATATTTCACAATTAGCGCAAGGAAACCTTTCGGTAGAGTCTGTCTTCAGCCGCAATCGCGACGAGATCGGAAAATTATGCGACTCATTTAACATGATGTCCGAAACGCTGCGCACAATCATCGACAGAGTACGAGAAACGAATGAGCAAGTTGTCACCTCTTCCCATCAAATGGACGCCGGTCTCCATGAGAACAAGCAAGCCGGTGAAGACATCGCAACCGCTACAATGAAGGTCTCTCAATCTCTATATGAGCATGATGAATATGTTCAATTATCTGTACGAGAATTCGATGAGCTCGTGCGGTTATTCCAAACGATCACGACAAATTCGCACAAAATTAACACAAAAGCATTCGACTCGCTCCATATCGCCGAAGAAGGAAATCAGCATATCGAGAGCTTTATGGAACAATTCGCTAAACTCAAAATGACTGTATCATCTGTCAACCAAGATGCTAAACTGCTCTACCAGCTTTCTAATGAGATGGCCGTGATGCTTCAGAACATTCGCAAAATCTCATCCGAGACTAACATCCTAGCCCTCAATGCATCCATTGAAGCTCAAAGAGCTTCTGAGCATGGACGAGGATTTGCGGTTATAGCAGGCAGAGTCAAGCAGCTCGCTGGCCAAACCGAGAATCTATCTGTGCAAATCGATGAGAAAATGGCTGACGTTCGACGCACCGTACAAACGATTCAAATCCGAATGATAGAAAGCATCGAACAGCTGGAGCTTGGAGAAGAGGTTGCAACGAAGGCTCAGTTAGGCTATCGATCTATCCATGAAGCAAATGTCACCGTACAAGCCGAAATCCAAACGATTACTGAGGAAATGAGCAATGGCGGCGAACGAGTGAATCGAATTCACCATCTCGTGAAAGAAGTGGAAATTCGCGCTGAGCGCATCAAACAGGATATCGATGAAATCTCCTCGATGGAGGAAGAGCAAGTAACAGCGCTTAAGCAGGTGGCGGCCTCATCAGATATTCTAACGAAGCATATTAGCGAGCTTAATGAGACCGTTTCCCTATTTCAAAAATAA
- a CDS encoding IS4 family transposase has protein sequence MFRQSHHYGGKDNDQTQMDALIDEEGITYVFDHGYVDYTAYDRYCEYNIFFVTCLKKNAVIEPLSTYELPQDSKVSFDEKVRIGTHKSQMKHSLRMVQTEYSEGNMLFLLTNRFDLSANKVGGMYRSRWVIETFFKWMKQHIKIKTFYGTSENVVMNQVWMELISYCLLTLIKQETGMKHRLLQIYRWLKVFL, from the coding sequence TTGTTCAGACAAAGCCACCATTACGGTGGCAAAGACAATGATCAGACACAGATGGATGCACTTATAGATGAAGAAGGAATTACCTATGTGTTTGATCACGGATACGTGGATTACACCGCCTATGATCGCTATTGTGAGTATAACATCTTCTTCGTTACATGTCTGAAGAAGAACGCCGTGATTGAGCCTTTATCTACGTATGAATTACCGCAGGACAGCAAGGTTTCGTTTGATGAAAAGGTGCGTATTGGAACACACAAATCACAGATGAAGCATTCCCTGCGTATGGTGCAAACGGAATATTCAGAAGGGAATATGTTATTTCTACTCACGAATCGCTTTGATCTATCGGCCAATAAAGTAGGTGGAATGTACCGAAGCCGCTGGGTCATCGAAACCTTCTTCAAGTGGATGAAGCAGCATATTAAGATTAAAACGTTTTATGGCACAAGCGAAAATGTGGTAATGAATCAAGTCTGGATGGAGCTCATTTCATATTGTTTACTGACACTCATCAAGCAAGAAACCGGAATGAAGCATAGATTGCTGCAGATTTATCGATGGCTCAAAGTGTTTCTGTGA
- a CDS encoding DUF4372 domain-containing protein: MEWQVTPVHNPLKRANLMEKNILFSSFGKWLAPICTKTFIDRVTHAGQYKCIKKLTTLAYFKLFLHAELQGRDELRDIADDVLCEDIQKELGLETISAAQLCRKQNQVDPALLEQVFASLVERIHSQSSSSILRRTFKIIDSTTFGKTKSGSKIHTRIAFVNEDDVVQTKPPLRWQRQ, from the coding sequence ATGGAATGGCAGGTAACTCCTGTCCATAATCCACTAAAAAGGGCCAATCTCATGGAAAAGAATATCCTATTTTCTTCATTTGGTAAATGGCTAGCGCCAATTTGTACGAAAACGTTCATAGATCGAGTGACCCATGCTGGTCAATATAAGTGCATCAAGAAGCTCACGACATTAGCTTACTTCAAACTCTTTCTTCATGCTGAACTGCAAGGACGAGACGAACTTCGAGACATAGCTGATGATGTCTTATGTGAAGATATTCAGAAGGAGCTTGGGCTGGAAACGATCTCGGCTGCTCAGCTATGCCGGAAGCAAAATCAAGTCGATCCCGCATTGCTGGAACAGGTTTTTGCATCGTTGGTAGAGCGTATTCACTCCCAATCTTCCTCTTCTATCTTGCGAAGGACTTTCAAAATTATAGATTCCACCACGTTCGGCAAGACAAAGTCTGGTAGTAAGATTCATACGCGAATCGCTTTCGTGAATGAGGATGACGTTGTTCAGACAAAGCCACCATTACGGTGGCAAAGACAATGA
- a CDS encoding response regulator transcription factor — translation MKGSDHKSKFLLTNREREVFELLVQDKTTRDIAQQLFISEKTVRNHISNVMQKLNVKGRSQAVVELIKLGELQI, via the coding sequence TTGAAAGGTAGCGACCATAAGAGCAAGTTTTTATTGACCAATCGCGAACGCGAGGTATTTGAACTGTTAGTACAGGATAAGACAACTAGAGATATTGCACAACAATTATTCATCAGTGAAAAGACCGTCCGCAACCATATTTCTAACGTCATGCAAAAGTTGAACGTAAAAGGTCGTTCACAAGCGGTTGTCGAGCTTATTAAGCTTGGTGAGTTACAAATCTAA
- a CDS encoding class D sortase, producing MKKIWSYTLVVIGILILLYPKASEWYDSHKQEKLMAEWEEASFDETAEEQAQQQYERLTELFYEEAVATEPAVVSTPTEAPTAAPVVQKIASIATIKIDKIKLKLPVVEGATQKNMKSATAHLKETAAIGQVGNAAIAGHRMRAKGRLFNRLGEVAVGDKIVVETKDETYSYTVYKVSIVEPTDVSVLNYNDKDKLLTLITCDPIVDPTHRLIIHAKM from the coding sequence ATGAAGAAAATATGGTCTTATACTTTAGTAGTCATTGGGATTTTAATTTTACTTTATCCTAAGGCAAGTGAATGGTATGACAGTCATAAGCAAGAAAAGTTGATGGCGGAGTGGGAAGAAGCAAGCTTCGATGAAACAGCCGAGGAGCAGGCACAGCAGCAGTATGAGCGGCTCACAGAGCTCTTTTATGAGGAAGCTGTTGCCACGGAGCCAGCGGTCGTCAGCACGCCAACGGAAGCACCTACAGCGGCTCCTGTTGTGCAAAAAATTGCCTCCATCGCTACCATAAAGATCGACAAAATAAAGCTTAAGCTGCCTGTCGTAGAGGGTGCAACTCAGAAAAACATGAAATCCGCTACGGCGCATTTGAAAGAAACAGCAGCGATAGGCCAGGTCGGCAATGCGGCCATTGCCGGGCATCGCATGCGTGCGAAGGGCAGATTGTTTAACCGGCTGGGAGAAGTAGCGGTTGGCGATAAAATCGTCGTAGAGACAAAGGATGAAACCTACAGCTACACCGTGTATAAAGTTTCCATAGTCGAGCCTACCGATGTATCCGTACTCAATTACAACGATAAAGATAAGCTGCTTACTCTAATTACCTGTGATCCTATCGTAGATCCTACCCATCGCTTAATCATTCACGCTAAGATGTAA
- a CDS encoding GtrA family protein: MPKESYKKLLVQFITFNLVGLLNTAIDFIMFSLLIWIGTYYLIAQVIAYSAGMLNSFVLNSRYTFNKVKGEPAVSKPKQLETSVRFVIWNGILLGITLLLLAALTQWWGLNELLAKLIVTVVTVVLNFYGSKKWVFKANKPQIESS, encoded by the coding sequence ATGCCTAAAGAGTCGTACAAGAAGCTGCTTGTTCAATTCATTACTTTTAATTTAGTAGGTTTATTGAACACAGCGATTGATTTTATTATGTTTTCTTTGCTAATTTGGATAGGCACCTATTATTTAATTGCTCAAGTTATCGCATATAGTGCAGGAATGCTTAATAGCTTTGTACTGAATAGCCGATATACCTTTAATAAGGTCAAAGGTGAGCCGGCAGTTTCGAAGCCGAAGCAGCTAGAAACGAGCGTAAGGTTTGTCATTTGGAATGGCATATTGCTCGGCATCACGCTGCTGCTGCTGGCAGCTCTCACGCAGTGGTGGGGCTTAAATGAGCTTCTCGCCAAGCTAATCGTGACGGTAGTAACCGTTGTGCTTAATTTTTACGGCAGTAAAAAATGGGTGTTTAAAGCAAACAAGCCGCAGATAGAGAGCAGCTAG